The following is a genomic window from Clostridium sp..
CTCCTGTATATCCTACGGAGCCACCTTAACAGAAATTATTGTGCCGGATCAGTTCAATAACTTTTCAAATATATTGCTTAATTTTGATGACCTGGAAAGTTATATAAATGACAAGTCCATATTCCTGGGTGCTTCAATAGGTCCCGTTGCCGGACGTATTACAAATGGATGTTTTAAAATCAATGGAATCGACTATAAAGTATCCAAAAATGAATCAAATAATACACTTCATGGAGGCAGTCATGGATTCAATACACTTCTATGGAACAGTAAAACCATTGAAGCAAAAGAATCTAACAGCATTATTTTTTACAGAACTATTACAAACAAAGAAGATAGTTTTCCTGGAACAAGAGATATAAAAATAACATATACTTTAAATGATAATAACGATTTGTCAATCACGTTTAATGCTGTAAGCAGCAAGGACACACTTTTTAATCCTACCGTTCATTCATATTTTAACTTGAATAATGATGTCAATCAACTTCTGTCAGGTCACTTCTTAAAGATAAATGCATCGCACTATGCCGAAATCGATAAAAATTTATTGCCAACAGGAATTTTAAGGGATGTTTCAGGAACCCTTTTTGATTTTCGCCAATCAAAAAACCTGAAAGATACATTAAATAAATTAAATAATGACTTAAATATTGATGGATTGGACCATCCATTTAATGTAAATTGTAAAAATGTAGTATGTCTAGTAAATCATAACACAGGAAGACGTTTGGATATAGAATCAGATAGAAATGGATTGATTGTTTATACTCTCAATGGGGTAAAAGGAGTTTGGAAAATACACGGTCAAACGGCAGTGGCACATATGGGAATAGCACTGGAACCACAAACACTTCCAGATGCAATTAATCATACAAATTTTGGAGATATAATATTACCTAAAAATACAAACAAAGAATACAATATTAGGTATCATTTTAGCCTAATTTAAAATACTCCTGGATTAGTCTTTCCAGGAGTATTTTATACAATTTAGATTCACTTTATTTCAACTTTATATTTTTTCCTAAGATCACCGTCAAGCTCTGAATATTTATATGCCTGTCTTTCTTGTAACAACCCTCTTCTTATAGTATCTTTTACTTCATCAAAGGCTATTACGGCAGGTTCTATCTTTTCTTCCACTTTTATAAGATGGTATCCAAACTGAGTTTTTACTGGTTCGCTAATCACTCCTATACCTAAGTTAAAAGCAGTATTTTCAAATTCAGGAACCATTTGCCCTCTGGAGAACCTTCCCAGATTACCACCTTGAGCCTTTGATGGACAACTTGAATACTTTTCGGCTGCTTCCTCAAAAGACATACCCATTGATATATTATTTGAAACTTCCTGAGCTTTTTCAAGACTATCAACTAATATATGTTTTGCACTTATCATTTCTGGAGTTTTATACATATTTTTATTTGCATCATAATAATTCTCAACTTCTTTATCTGTTACACTGACTTCAGCTACAACTTTAGCTATTGCAGTTTGTGTTAAAATCTCTTTTTTTGCTTCCTCTAATTTTTGTAAATATGAACTATCTTCTTCTAGATTCAAATCTCTTGCATAGTTATACACCAATTCAAAAAATACTACTTCATTCAGTAATTGTTTTCTACCCTTTTTTGTGTTTAATTGCATCTGCTTATCAGCAGGAAACTTATTGATTGTATGTTGAATATCACTTTCTTTTATTTCAATTCCATTTACGACTGCAAGTACCTTATCTTCCATACATTTGTCTCCTCTTTATAAGATAAAAAAAGGCTTCAAGTTTTACCTGAAACCTTTGGTGGCCAGACCAGGAATCGAACCAGGGACACGAGGATTTTCAGTCCTCTGCTCTACCGACTGAGCTATCTGGCCATAAAAACCCGGCAGCAACCTACCCTGCCACAGGGCTTCCCCTGCAGTACTCTCGGCACAATGAAGCTTAACCATCCTGTTCGGAATGGGAAGGGGTGTTACCTTCACGTCATAACCACCAGATATTTGACATAAATCATTATCAGCTTCATATCTCTGCGTCAAAGTTCTCACTGCGGTGCTCATTTACGTAAGTAAATTCCGCTCCTCCTTCAAGCTTTTCCTTGATCTATTCGCTGCTAATAATTTATTTACTGTAAACTCTACAGCAAATATTGAAAACATGTGTATTCCATATGGAATACTGCTCTGTTCCCTGAAAATTGCACAGTAAGATGAATGTTTGGTCAAGCCCTCGACCTATTAGTATCAGTCAGCTGAACATGTTGCCATGCTTACACCCCTGACCTATCAACCTCGTGTTCTCCGAGGGGTCTTACCAGCTTACGCTGTGGGAAATCTAATCTTGAGGTGGGCTTCACGCTTAGATGCTTTCAGCGTTTATCCCTTCCCGACATAGCTACCCAGCCATGCTCCTGGCGGAACAACTGGTACACCAGAGGTCAGTCCATCCCGGTCCTCTCGTACTAAGGACAGCTCCTCTCAAATTTCCTGCGCCCGCGACGGATAGGGACCGAACTGTCTCACGACGTTCTGAACCCAGCTCGCGTGCCGCTTTAATGGGCGAACAGCCCAACCCTTGGGACCTACTTCAGCCCCAGGATGCGACGAGCCGACATCGAGGTGCCAAACCTCCCCGTCGATGTGAACTCTTGGGGGAGATCAGCCTGTTATCCCCGAGGTAGCTTTTATCCGTTGAGCGATGGCCCTCCCACGAGGTACCACCGGATCACTAAGCCCGACTTTCGTCCCTGCTCCACCTGTATGTGTCGCAGTCAGGCTCCCTTCTGCCTTTGCACTCTTCGAAGGATTTCCGACCCTTCTGAGGGAACCTTTGGGCGCCTCCGTTACTTTTTAGGAGGCGACCGCCCCAGTCAAACTGCCTGCCTAACAATGTCCCGTGACCAGTTTCATGGCCGCCGGTTAGAATTCCAGTACTGTCAGGGTGGTATCCCAACGTTGGCTCCGCCAGGGCTGGCGCCCCGGTTTCCATGCCTCCCACCTATCCTGTACAGACAATACCGAAACTCAATGCTAAACTGCAGTAAAGCTCTACGGGGTCTTTCCGTCCAATCGCGGGTAGCAAGCATCTTCACTTGCACTACAATTTCGCCGGATTTGTTGTCGAGACAGTGCTCAAATCATTACGCCATTCGTGCGGGTCGGAACTTACCCGACAAGGAATTTCGCTACCTTAGGACCGTTATAGTTACGGCCGCCGTTTACTGGGGCTTAAGTTCATACCTTCGCTTGCGCTTAGTATTCCCCTTAACCTTCCAGCACCGGGCAGGCGTCAGCCCCTATACTTCAGCTTTCGCTTTAGCAGAGACCTGTGTTTTTGATAAACAGTTGCTTGAGCCTATTCTCTGCGGCCCCTTTCGGGGCACTCCTTATCCCTAAGTTACGGAGTTAATTTGCCTAGTTCCTTAACAACAATTCTTCCGATGGTCTTAGGATTCTCTCCTCACCTACCTGTGTCGGTTTGCGGTACGGGCACAAACTTGCTCCATAGAGACTTTTCTTGGCAGTGTGAAATCGGATACTTCTCCTTAATTGGATCCCTGTAACACCTCAGCATTAACCGGATGGGTTTTCCTCCCCGGCCTGCCTCAGTGCTTAGACACACATCCAGTAGTGTGCACATCCTATCCTTCTGCGTCATCCCTTCTGTCAAACGCCAGTTTGCGGTATCGGAATATCAACCGATTGTCCATCGCCTACGCCTTTCGGCCTCGGCTTAGGTCCCGACTAACCCTGGGCGGACGAACCTTCCCCAGGAAACCTTAGGTCTTCGACCAATAAGATTCTCACTTATTTCTCGCTACTTATGCCAGCATACTCTCTCCTGTACAGTCCACAGCTCCTTACGGTACTGCTTCTATCCGTACAGGATGCTCCTCTACCACCCTTTCGGGTCCATAGCTTCGGTGGTAAGTTTTAGCCCCGGACATCTTCGGCGCAGGATCTCTCGACTAGTGAGCTGTTACGCACTCTTTGAATGTGTGGCTGCTTCTGAGCCAACATCCTAGTTGTCTTCGAAATCCCACATCCTTTTCCACTTAACTTACACTTTGGGACCTTAGCTGATGATCTGGGCTCTTTCCCTTTTGACCGAGGATCTTATCATTCCCGGTCTGACTGCCGTGATTCAAGTATATGGCATTCGGAGTTTGATAGGGTTCAGTAACTGTTGTCAGCCCCTAGCCCATTCAGTGCTCTACCTCCACTACTCATTCACGACGCTAGCCCTAAAGCTATTTCGAGGAGAACCAGCTATCTCCGAGTTCGATTGGAATTTCTCCGCTATCCACAGCTCATCCCATGGTTTTTCAACACCAACGTGGTTCGGTCCTCCACGGAATTTTACTTCCGCTTCAACCTGGCCATGGATAGGTCACCCGGTTTCGGGTCTACTGCATGCAACTAGACGCCCTTTTAAGACTCGGTTTCCCTTCGGCTCCGCACCTTAAGTGCTTAACCTTGCTGCATACCGTAACTCGCTGGCTCGTTCTACAAAAAGCACATCGTCGCACGTTAAAGTGCTTCGATCGGTTGTGGACACACGGTTTCAGGTTCTCTTTCACTCCCCTTCCGGGGTTCTTTTCACCTTTCCCTCACGGTACTTCTTCTCTATCGGTCACCAGGTAGTATTTAGCCTTAGGAGGTGGTCCTCCCTCTTTCCCACAAGGTTTCTCGTGTCTCGTGGTACTCTGGTACAGACTGGAACTTTTTCAGCTTTCACCTACAGGGCTTTTACCTTCTATGGCGGAGCCTTCCAGCTCTCTTCACTTAACCTATTGTTCTCTCTGTCTGCCCGAACCCCAGAAACAAGTTCCTGGTTTGGGCTCTTTCCCTTTCGCTCGCCGCTACTTGGAAAATCGATTTTTCTTTCTCTTCCTCCGGGTACTTAGATGTTTCAGTTCCCCGGGTTTACCTCTATAAACCTATGAATTCAGTTTACAGTTCAGTGCTTCCACTGTGGGTTTCCCCATTCGGAAATCTTCGGTTCTCAGACTATTTGCGTCTACCCGAAGCTTATCGCAGCTTATCACGTCCTTCGTCGGCTCCTGGTGCCAAGGCATTCACCATGCGCCCTTTGTAGCTTGACCTAAAGAAAATCCATATTAGCTTCGCATTTCATCGTCAAGTCTTTCGCTGTGGTGCTCACTTACACAAGTAAGCTCCGCTCCTCGCTCAAGCCTTTCCTCGAACTGCTTGCTACTATTAATTTTCCACATATATCTACAAAGGTTATTTCATTAACCTCAGCTTTACTTTACTTTCATGAAGTCTTTCGACTTCTCTTTTTTCTTACTGTACAATTTTCAAGGAACAATTTTGAAGAATATTGAATAACCTGATCCTTCAAAATTAAACAGAATAAAAAATTGTTATTAACTTCGCATCTTTTCGTCAAAATCACTCACTCCGGTGCTCATTTACATAAGTAAACTCCACTCCTCGTTCGCGTTTTTCCTCAATCTGCTCGTTACTATCAATTTTTCAAGTTACTTGCTCAAACAAAATACCAACTTTTATGGAACAGTGTCCTGTTCCTTTT
Proteins encoded in this region:
- a CDS encoding peptidylprolyl isomerase, which encodes MEDKVLAVVNGIEIKESDIQHTINKFPADKQMQLNTKKGRKQLLNEVVFFELVYNYARDLNLEEDSSYLQKLEEAKKEILTQTAIAKVVAEVSVTDKEVENYYDANKNMYKTPEMISAKHILVDSLEKAQEVSNNISMGMSFEEAAEKYSSCPSKAQGGNLGRFSRGQMVPEFENTAFNLGIGVISEPVKTQFGYHLIKVEEKIEPAVIAFDEVKDTIRRGLLQERQAYKYSELDGDLRKKYKVEIK
- a CDS encoding aldose epimerase family protein; the encoded protein is MIEKSILGSFDGNKIYKYTIENIKGVKVSCISYGATLTEIIVPDQFNNFSNILLNFDDLESYINDKSIFLGASIGPVAGRITNGCFKINGIDYKVSKNESNNTLHGGSHGFNTLLWNSKTIEAKESNSIIFYRTITNKEDSFPGTRDIKITYTLNDNNDLSITFNAVSSKDTLFNPTVHSYFNLNNDVNQLLSGHFLKINASHYAEIDKNLLPTGILRDVSGTLFDFRQSKNLKDTLNKLNNDLNIDGLDHPFNVNCKNVVCLVNHNTGRRLDIESDRNGLIVYTLNGVKGVWKIHGQTAVAHMGIALEPQTLPDAINHTNFGDIILPKNTNKEYNIRYHFSLI